Proteins encoded within one genomic window of Hevea brasiliensis isolate MT/VB/25A 57/8 chromosome 8, ASM3005281v1, whole genome shotgun sequence:
- the LOC110649195 gene encoding uncharacterized protein At4g26485, with protein sequence MGKPKEEYEEIESEEYYTVDEDDDDEDEDEEEEPEKWKRHYSSKHRILLVGEGDFSFSLCLARAFGSAHNMVATTIDTQENIEKKYSNGVANVRELEDRGCLVLYGVDAKEMSQHFFLRTQRFDRIVYNFPHVGFLYREGSYCQIQLNKRLVKGFLSNSKVLLKEDNGEIHVTHKEGDPYDKWDLVKKAEKIGLVMDDIVPFSKNDYPGYNNKRAHGNLADAPFNLGYCSTYKFKLSYSVNSSQNNKKEVPAFEGK encoded by the exons ATGGGAAAACCTAAAGAAGAATACGAGGAAATAGAATCAGAAGAATACTACACTGTTGatgaggatgatgatgatgaggatgaggatgaagaagaagaaccagagaaATGGAAAAGACACTACTCGTCAAAGCATAGGATATTGCTGGTTGGAGAAGGAGACTTCTCCTTCTCTCTTTGCTTAGCCAGGGCTTTTGGTTCTGCGCATAACATGGTTGCCACTACTATTGACACTCAAG AAAACATAGAGAAAAAATACAGTAATGGAGTAGCAAATGTGAGGGAACTAGAAGACAGGGGATGCTTGGTTTTGTAtggtgtggatgcaaaggagatGAGCCAACACTTCTTCTTGAGGACTCAAAGGTTTGATCGGATTGTGTACAATTTCCCTCATGTTGGTTTCCTTTACCGTGAAGGTAGCTACTGCCAGATTCA GTTGAATAAGAGATTGGTAAAGGGCTTTTTATCCAATTCCAAAGTGCTGTTAAAGGAGGACAATGGTGAGATTCATGTAACACACAAGGAAGGGGATCCTTATGACAAATGGGATCTAGTAAAGAAAGCAGAGAAGATAGGCCTGGTTATGGATGACATTGTACCCTTCTCCAAGAATGATTATCCAGGGTATAACAACAAGCGAGCCCATGGGAACCTCGCTGATGCCCCCTTTAACCTTGGCTATTGCAGTACTTACAAGTTCAAGCTCAGTTACTCTGTCAACTCCTCACAGAATAACAAGAAGGAAGTGCCAGCATTCGAGGGTAAATAA